CGCTCTTCCACACTTTAAAGGCCAGCCACTGGAAAAAAGTGGCGGATGCACTTGAAATCGTTGGACTCTCAGACTATGCTGATCGCCAAATCAGTCAGCTCTCTGGAGGACAATTCCAACGTGTTTTGATTGCCCGCTGCTTAGTGCAGGAAGCTGACTACATCTTTTTAGATGAGCCTTTTGTCGGGATTGACTCGATCAGTGAAGAGATTATCATGAATACACTGAGAGACCTTAAAAAAGCTGGTAAAACAGTTCTCATCGTCCATCATGACCTCAGCAAAGTCCCTCATTATTTCGACCAAGTTATGCTTCTCAATCGAGAATTGGTTGCTATTGGTTCAACTGAAGAAACCTTTACCGAAGTCAATCTCAAAAAAGCTTATGGTAGTAAGCTCTTCTTTAATGGAGGTGACCTATGATAGTAGAATTTATCGATGGATTGCAACATTTCCATTTCCTACAAAATGCCCTGATAACAGCTATAGTCATCGGGGTGGTTGCTGGAGCCGTGGGATGTTTTATCATCTTACGTGGAATGTCTCTCATGGGGGATGCCATCTCTCACGCAGTTTTGCCCGGCGTAGCCCTTTCCTTTATCCTGGGAATTGATTTCTTTATTGGAGCGATCATCTTTGGCTTGATGGCTTCCATCATCATTACCTACATCAAGGGGAACTCTATCATCAAGAGTGACACTGCCATTGGTATTACCTTTTCATCTTTCTTAGCCTTAGGTGTCATCTTGATTAGTGTTGCCAAGAGTTCGACAGACCTCTTCCATATCCTTTTTGGGAATATCCTCGCTGTCCAAGATACGGACATGTGGATCACCATTGGTGTGGGGGCATTGATTCTCTTGATTATCGGGATTTTCTTTAAACAACTATTGATTACATCCTTTGACGAGCTTTTGGCTAAAGCCATGGGAATGCCTGTTAATTTCTATCACTATCTACTCATGGTGCTCTTGACCCTTGTGTCAGTCACTGCCATGCAAAGTGTTGGAACGATTCTTATCGTGGCCATGTTGATCACCCCAGCTGCGACGGCTTACCTTTATGCTAATAGCCTAAAGAGCATGATTTTTCTTTCATCAACCCTAGGGGCAACCGCTTCTGTTTTGGGACTCTTTATCGGCTATAGCTTCAACCTCGCAGCAGGATCCAGCATCGTGCTCACATCTGCCAGCTTCTTCTTAATCAGTTTCTTTATCTCTCCAAAGCAACGATACTTGAAACTAAAAAATAAAAAAATCAATAAATAAGGGGAAACCCTTCTGGAGGAATCTAATGAAAAAATTAGGTACATTGCTCGTTCTTTTTCTTTCTATCATTGGATTAGCTGCCTGTGCTAGTGGGAAAAAAGATACAGCATCTACAAACCAAAAACTAAAGGTTGTAGCGACTAACTCTATCATTGCTGATATTACTAAAAATATCGCTGGTGACAAGATTGATCTTCATAGTATCGTTCCTGTTGGTCAAGACCCACACGAGTACGAACCACTTCCTGAAGACGTAAAGAAAACTTCTGAGGCTGACCTCATTTTCTATAACGGTATCAACCTTGAAACAGGTGGCAATGCTTGGTTTACCAAATTGGTCGAAAATGCCAAGAAAACTGAAAACAAAGACTACTATGCAGTTAGTGACGGCGTAGATATCATCTACCTTGAAGGTCAAAACGAGAAAGGCAAAGAAGACCCACACGCTTGGCTCAACCTTGAAAATGGGATAATTTATGCTAAAAATATCGCTAAACAGTTGATTGCAAAAGACCCTAGCAACAAGGAATTCTACGAAAAAAATCTCAAAGACTATACTGAAAAGCTAGACAAACTGGACAAGGAAGCTAAAGAGAAATTTAACAATATCCCTGCTGAGAAAAAACTCATTGTAACCAGCGAAGGATGCTTCAAATACTTCTCTAAAGCTTACGAAGTTCCAAGTGCCTACATCTGGGAAATCAACACAGAAGAAGAAGGAACACCTGAACAAATCAAGACCTTGGTTGAAAAACTTCGCCAAACAAAAGTTCCATCACTCTTTGTTGAATCAAGTGTCGATGACCGTCCAATGAAGACTGTTTCACAAGACACAAATATCCCAATTTACGCACAAATCTTTACTGACTCAATCGCTGAAGAAGGTAAAGAAGGTGACAGCTACTACAACATGATGAAATACAACCTTGACAAGATTGCTGAAGGTTTGTCAAAATAATCCATTAAAAACGTCATTCTCACCGAATTGGCGTTTTTTTACACTTTCCGGTCAAATCATTGGAAAAATCTGATAATTCTCGGTAAAATGAAAGAAAAAAGAATGGAGTAGTTTCATGACCACTTTTCTCGGAAATCCTGTAACTTTTACAGGTAAACAACTGCAAGTCGGAGACAAGGCACTTGACTTTTCTCTTACGACAACCGATCTCTCTAAAAAAACGCTAGCTGACTTTGAAGGAAAGAAAAAAGTCTTGAGTGTTGTCCCTTCTATCGATACTGGTATCTGCTCAACGCAAACTCGTCGTTTCAACCAAGAACTAGCTAACCTCGACAACACCGTCGTTCTTACTGTTTCTATGGACCTACCATTTGCCCAAGGACGCTGGTGTGGGGCTGAAGGTCTTGACAATGCCATCATGCTTTCAGACTATTTTGACCATTCTTTCGGGCGCGATTATGCCCTCTTGATCAACGAATGGCATCTCCTTGCACGTGCTGTCTTTGTTCTCGATACTGACAATGTCATCCGTTACGTAGAATACGTTGACAACATCAACACAGAACCAGACTTTGAAGCTGCTATTGCTGCAGTGAAAGAACTGGACTAAAATCAAAGCCATTAGGGCAGAAGGCTAGAGAAATCTAGCTTTTTTTGATATACTAGATGGAGAGAAAAGACAAGAGGAAACGAATGACGCCAAATAAAGAAGACTACCTAAAATGTATTTATGAAATCGGTACGGAGATGCAGAAAATCACCAATAAGGAAATTGCTGCCCGTATGCAAGTCTCTCCACCTGCCGTAACAGAGATGATCAAACGTATGAAAAGTGAGAATCTCATCCTCAAGGACAAGGAGAATGGCTATCTATTGACAGATATCGGCCTCAAACTAGTCTCCGAACTCTATCGCAAACACCGGTTGATTGAAGTCTTTCTAGTTCACCATCTCGACTATACTAGCGATCAGATCCACGAAGAAGCTGAGGTCCTAGAGCACACTGTATCCGACCTCTTCGTA
This Streptococcus oralis DNA region includes the following protein-coding sequences:
- a CDS encoding metal ABC transporter ATP-binding protein; protein product: MIRIENLSVSYKETLALKDISLVLHGPTITGIIGPNGAGKSTLLKSMLGIIPHEGQAFLDDKEVKKSLHRVAYVEQKIHIDYNFPIKVKECVSLGLYPSIPLFHTLKASHWKKVADALEIVGLSDYADRQISQLSGGQFQRVLIARCLVQEADYIFLDEPFVGIDSISEEIIMNTLRDLKKAGKTVLIVHHDLSKVPHYFDQVMLLNRELVAIGSTEETFTEVNLKKAYGSKLFFNGGDL
- a CDS encoding metal ABC transporter permease, whose translation is MIVEFIDGLQHFHFLQNALITAIVIGVVAGAVGCFIILRGMSLMGDAISHAVLPGVALSFILGIDFFIGAIIFGLMASIIITYIKGNSIIKSDTAIGITFSSFLALGVILISVAKSSTDLFHILFGNILAVQDTDMWITIGVGALILLIIGIFFKQLLITSFDELLAKAMGMPVNFYHYLLMVLLTLVSVTAMQSVGTILIVAMLITPAATAYLYANSLKSMIFLSSTLGATASVLGLFIGYSFNLAAGSSIVLTSASFFLISFFISPKQRYLKLKNKKINK
- a CDS encoding metal ABC transporter substrate-binding protein, with the protein product MKKLGTLLVLFLSIIGLAACASGKKDTASTNQKLKVVATNSIIADITKNIAGDKIDLHSIVPVGQDPHEYEPLPEDVKKTSEADLIFYNGINLETGGNAWFTKLVENAKKTENKDYYAVSDGVDIIYLEGQNEKGKEDPHAWLNLENGIIYAKNIAKQLIAKDPSNKEFYEKNLKDYTEKLDKLDKEAKEKFNNIPAEKKLIVTSEGCFKYFSKAYEVPSAYIWEINTEEEGTPEQIKTLVEKLRQTKVPSLFVESSVDDRPMKTVSQDTNIPIYAQIFTDSIAEEGKEGDSYYNMMKYNLDKIAEGLSK
- the tpx gene encoding thiol peroxidase, with the protein product MTTFLGNPVTFTGKQLQVGDKALDFSLTTTDLSKKTLADFEGKKKVLSVVPSIDTGICSTQTRRFNQELANLDNTVVLTVSMDLPFAQGRWCGAEGLDNAIMLSDYFDHSFGRDYALLINEWHLLARAVFVLDTDNVIRYVEYVDNINTEPDFEAAIAAVKELD
- a CDS encoding metal-dependent transcriptional regulator, with translation MTPNKEDYLKCIYEIGTEMQKITNKEIAARMQVSPPAVTEMIKRMKSENLILKDKENGYLLTDIGLKLVSELYRKHRLIEVFLVHHLDYTSDQIHEEAEVLEHTVSDLFVERLDKLLGFPKTCPHGGTIPAEGELLVEINNLPLADVQEAGTYLLTRVHDSFELLKYLEKHEIHIGDQVKVKQFDNFSNTFTLVNKGEDLQVSMDIAKQLYVEKIN